In Vibrio hippocampi, a single genomic region encodes these proteins:
- the drmA gene encoding DISARM system helicase DrmA, producing MVRITKNKAFIALNTTKPSNSRCANYCVQLHGKREIFSGIVEGCWVLVVDSANALLGVGRVYRQRSDLDSTTLFFDKYLKSELSVAVPFTCSGQVSRIEWTKFAEEVPNLLGKTLAEVPLIQDDVYVRELLQYAVMDDLLGPANGPHEQILDMSVRDRYLVGRLAPLDAAEKGGEFGIDGSGDEDEDPEDLIVKATSTKSDSPSSSVKPDPESSEEVDAASNQSLIPSSMGFTFCVSGEEKSIEIQASWGRYQRFYEHDMYKTHTDPETGEESQGAKVKVWQRIPCGGSINLPLETGSIKPVAIDKENSNVVIQGTVRKPNENGDRLVTVFLVNTQEEPESNRDTAWVFQPEISASAVSESSRKDVFRKRPVLKPDGEDLERESLEMVYRNQVEFASGHGIAVHADVSSEDVERASKVKTVVMPQYEVPVTEVPGLRDGDRPALKAMVSGGYLNMLKLAEMTREELVVALTQMTDDYTAWIDEQKHRIGDDVVNHDDAAYRAIASCSEINQRLKEGIEVLADPENDNALEAFRFANLAMAKQRVQSIYAHKRRTDKAIKVDELYKDPKNYSWRSFQLAFLLLSIPALAQPDHQDRTESAESFADLLWFPTGGGKTEAYLGVAAFTMSIRRFQGNLGGYDASRGLAVIMRYTLRLLTLQQFQRATTLICAMEVIRQESVKNGDMRLGETPFTIGLWVGNKVAPGSTDDSAKAIKDIRDPDKYNAGGSSPAQLTSCPWCGEEIEPGKHIEVNKDKLQTAIYCGDKKARCEFSKGKSAKSAHPGIPALVVDEEMYHRPPSMMIATVDKFAMMAWRGEIRNLFGKASLECERHGLIWSDSNSCNGNHPKSKAGPTVKVKAISEIRPPDLIIQDEFHLISGPLGTMVGLYETAVDELCSWTLGGKFIRPKVIASTATVRKAKQQVSGVFNRQVAVFPPHGLDIEDNFFSVQRPIKDHYGRRYIGVCSPGSARPAVLIRVYTAFLTASQALFERFGQVADPYMTSVGYFNSLRELGGMKRLAEDDVQTRSYRVQMSLVDRPGLQQRSVNNIRELTSRVSSQDIPKYLDQLEVKFKADFDPVEGKYITRWGEGESRAIDVVLATNMLSVGVDVNRLGVMAVNGQPKSTAEYIQATSRVGRSFPGLVCTVLTWSRPRDLSHYETFEHYHSTFYKHVEAQSVTPFSPRAMDRGLTGSMLSLMRLSDDKLNPNDGAAKLKSPSSSIVQTTISSITDRVHLVEESSESKKLASAAIKQRVDEWVKETHVPGRTVAYEKKGESVDSKIALINKPGIGEWGRFTVPMSMREVEPGVKLQMNTQQLPDGPSWKPPVKKKSATEGDL from the coding sequence ATGGTTAGGATAACTAAGAACAAAGCATTTATTGCACTAAACACTACTAAACCAAGTAATTCGCGTTGTGCGAATTATTGCGTACAGTTGCATGGTAAGAGAGAAATATTCTCAGGTATTGTTGAAGGCTGTTGGGTACTCGTAGTTGATAGCGCAAATGCACTACTCGGTGTAGGACGGGTTTATCGGCAACGTAGTGATTTAGATTCAACAACGTTATTTTTCGATAAGTACCTGAAATCTGAACTATCTGTGGCAGTACCATTTACGTGTTCTGGTCAAGTATCACGTATTGAATGGACAAAATTTGCTGAAGAGGTCCCTAATCTCCTCGGAAAAACGCTAGCCGAGGTTCCACTTATTCAAGATGATGTTTATGTAAGGGAACTTCTGCAGTATGCGGTGATGGATGATTTGTTAGGTCCAGCAAATGGACCGCATGAGCAAATTCTTGATATGAGTGTGCGTGACCGTTACCTCGTCGGTCGTTTAGCACCATTAGATGCTGCTGAAAAAGGTGGAGAGTTTGGTATTGATGGCTCTGGAGATGAGGATGAAGACCCAGAGGATTTAATCGTCAAAGCTACCTCGACGAAATCTGACTCGCCGTCTAGCAGCGTTAAACCAGATCCTGAATCTAGCGAAGAAGTCGATGCTGCGAGTAACCAATCATTAATTCCCTCAAGCATGGGTTTTACATTCTGTGTGTCTGGTGAGGAAAAAAGTATTGAGATTCAAGCCTCTTGGGGACGTTATCAGCGCTTCTATGAGCATGATATGTACAAGACTCATACTGATCCTGAAACAGGTGAAGAATCGCAAGGTGCTAAAGTTAAAGTTTGGCAACGTATACCTTGTGGTGGTTCCATAAACTTACCATTAGAAACGGGGTCGATTAAGCCTGTTGCTATCGACAAAGAAAACTCTAATGTCGTTATTCAAGGAACCGTGAGAAAGCCGAATGAAAATGGCGATCGACTTGTTACAGTTTTCTTGGTCAATACACAAGAAGAACCAGAGTCAAACAGAGATACAGCGTGGGTTTTTCAACCTGAGATTTCAGCCTCTGCTGTTAGCGAATCCTCAAGAAAAGACGTTTTCCGCAAGCGCCCGGTACTAAAGCCTGATGGTGAGGACTTGGAGCGTGAATCATTGGAAATGGTTTATCGTAACCAAGTAGAATTTGCCTCTGGTCACGGTATCGCTGTTCATGCAGATGTGTCATCAGAGGACGTAGAGAGGGCGTCGAAAGTCAAAACCGTTGTCATGCCACAATATGAAGTGCCAGTAACGGAAGTTCCAGGCCTCCGTGATGGGGACAGGCCAGCGCTAAAGGCAATGGTATCCGGTGGCTATTTGAATATGCTGAAGTTAGCTGAAATGACAAGAGAAGAGCTTGTCGTTGCGTTAACTCAGATGACCGACGATTACACCGCTTGGATAGATGAGCAGAAACACCGAATAGGTGATGATGTCGTCAATCATGATGATGCTGCATATCGAGCTATTGCTAGTTGTTCGGAAATAAATCAGCGCTTAAAGGAAGGCATAGAGGTATTAGCAGATCCCGAAAACGACAATGCATTGGAAGCATTTCGTTTTGCAAACCTTGCTATGGCTAAGCAACGTGTTCAGAGTATTTACGCCCATAAACGTAGAACCGATAAAGCCATAAAAGTTGACGAACTTTATAAAGATCCAAAAAACTACTCATGGCGTTCATTCCAGCTTGCATTTCTTCTGTTATCTATTCCTGCTTTAGCACAGCCTGATCATCAAGATAGAACGGAGTCGGCTGAGTCTTTCGCCGACTTGTTATGGTTCCCAACTGGTGGTGGTAAAACAGAAGCTTACCTTGGTGTGGCTGCATTCACTATGTCGATTCGTCGTTTTCAGGGCAACTTGGGAGGGTATGATGCAAGCCGAGGTCTGGCCGTAATAATGCGTTACACCCTAAGACTGCTTACGCTCCAGCAGTTTCAACGTGCGACTACATTGATTTGTGCAATGGAAGTTATTCGTCAAGAGTCTGTGAAAAATGGTGATATGCGGCTTGGCGAAACACCATTTACTATCGGCTTATGGGTTGGCAATAAGGTGGCGCCCGGTAGCACTGATGATAGCGCAAAAGCGATAAAAGATATTCGAGACCCTGATAAATACAATGCAGGAGGTTCATCACCGGCTCAGTTAACGAGTTGTCCGTGGTGTGGGGAAGAGATTGAACCAGGTAAGCATATTGAGGTTAACAAGGATAAGTTACAAACAGCAATCTACTGTGGGGATAAAAAAGCACGCTGTGAGTTTTCTAAAGGTAAGTCAGCCAAATCAGCACATCCGGGTATTCCTGCTTTAGTCGTTGATGAAGAGATGTACCACCGCCCACCTTCAATGATGATTGCCACGGTAGACAAGTTTGCAATGATGGCGTGGCGAGGTGAAATCAGAAATTTGTTTGGTAAAGCAAGTCTTGAGTGCGAACGGCATGGGTTGATCTGGTCGGACTCGAATTCCTGTAATGGTAACCACCCTAAATCTAAAGCAGGCCCAACAGTAAAAGTTAAAGCTATTTCTGAAATCCGTCCGCCGGATCTCATCATTCAAGATGAGTTCCACCTAATTAGTGGTCCACTAGGGACGATGGTGGGCTTATATGAAACGGCAGTCGATGAGTTGTGTTCATGGACACTTGGCGGTAAGTTTATTCGACCAAAAGTTATTGCTTCAACAGCAACGGTGAGGAAAGCAAAGCAACAAGTTAGTGGCGTTTTTAATCGTCAAGTCGCAGTATTTCCCCCACATGGCTTAGATATTGAAGACAACTTTTTTTCTGTCCAGCGACCAATCAAAGATCACTATGGTCGCCGTTATATCGGAGTGTGTTCCCCTGGCAGCGCAAGACCTGCAGTATTAATACGAGTATACACAGCATTTTTGACAGCATCTCAAGCATTGTTTGAACGCTTTGGTCAAGTAGCTGACCCCTACATGACGAGTGTTGGTTACTTTAACTCTTTACGTGAATTAGGCGGCATGAAACGACTAGCCGAGGATGATGTTCAAACTCGTTCTTACCGAGTGCAAATGAGTTTGGTTGATCGACCTGGATTGCAGCAGCGAAGTGTCAACAATATACGAGAGTTGACTTCTCGTGTATCAAGCCAAGACATCCCTAAATATCTTGATCAGCTAGAGGTTAAATTTAAGGCAGATTTCGATCCCGTCGAAGGTAAGTATATTACTAGGTGGGGTGAGGGAGAAAGTCGCGCTATTGATGTGGTACTAGCAACCAACATGTTATCAGTTGGGGTTGACGTTAATAGACTCGGTGTGATGGCAGTCAATGGTCAACCTAAGAGTACTGCCGAGTATATCCAGGCAACCAGCCGTGTTGGACGTAGTTTCCCAGGGCTAGTTTGTACTGTTTTGACATGGTCAAGGCCGAGAGATCTATCTCACTACGAAACTTTCGAGCACTATCATTCGACATTCTACAAACATGTTGAAGCGCAATCAGTGACTCCGTTTTCTCCTCGAGCGATGGATAGAGGCCTAACAGGCTCAATGCTGAGTTTAATGCGTTTAAGCGATGACAAGTTGAACCCCAATGATGGGGCAGCAAAACTAAAATCGCCAAGTTCAAGTATTGTTCAAACAACGATCAGCTCAATTACGGATAGGGTGCACTTGGTTGAAGAGAGTTCCGAGTCAAAGAAATTAGCCAGCGCTGCTATTAAACAGAGAGTTGATGAGTGGGTAAAAGAGACTCATGTTCCAGGTCGTACGGTGGCTTATGAGAAGAAAGGGGAAAGCGTCGACTCGAAGATTGCTTTGATTAATAAACCTGGAATAGGCGAGTGGGGGCGATTTACTGTTCCTATGTCTATGCGTGAAGTTGAGCCTGGAGTTAAATTACAAATGAATACTCAACAACTCCCGGATGGTCCTTCTTGGAAGCCTCCAGTGAAGAAGAAAAGTGCAACAGAAGGTGATTTATAA
- the drmC gene encoding DISARM system phospholipase D-like protein DrmC — translation MDDLLLYIYDVVKDQHFDKIKSLSKKIKVTESMDSFVLKGFFNAEASNDALNSLLSAWKNSTCTSEELAALILGASYASSKQREHESTELVWTGPDSNLFPVRRSEQVLLDIINSAKETLFIVSFVLVNIPNVEQALKQAIARGVQVRMLLESEDKESSSVFLKTLERLHTNIPNIQLYIWPRENREKYQSGFARVHAKCAVADRRGAFITSANLTEAALDRNIEMGINIEGGSIPADICSQLNSMINSKEIFPYTSSVFVNKNIPELTDKNTINLDDASKALEEGEPVRIEFENQKTGCKDVRKFIKCDSNEGKPKAGTLVIISFDGKLYLGNYRWNKQQNITDGQQYYLVTVKGFGPTEKIKISEDEWLDFVPLAMEVI, via the coding sequence ATGGATGACTTACTTCTGTATATCTATGATGTCGTCAAAGATCAGCACTTTGATAAAATAAAGTCACTTTCAAAGAAAATTAAAGTGACTGAATCAATGGATTCTTTTGTATTAAAGGGTTTTTTTAATGCAGAAGCTTCCAATGATGCACTTAATTCACTTTTAAGTGCTTGGAAGAACAGTACTTGTACAAGTGAAGAGTTAGCGGCGCTGATACTCGGCGCCTCTTATGCGTCATCAAAACAAAGAGAGCATGAATCGACAGAACTTGTATGGACAGGCCCTGACTCAAACTTGTTTCCGGTTCGAAGGTCCGAACAAGTTCTATTAGACATTATAAATTCTGCTAAAGAGACGTTATTTATCGTTTCGTTCGTATTGGTGAACATCCCCAATGTTGAGCAAGCACTTAAGCAGGCAATTGCGAGGGGTGTACAAGTAAGAATGCTTTTGGAGTCTGAGGATAAGGAGTCATCAAGCGTTTTTTTAAAGACACTTGAGAGACTCCATACGAACATCCCAAACATTCAGTTGTATATTTGGCCTCGTGAGAACAGAGAAAAGTATCAAAGTGGATTTGCTCGAGTACACGCAAAGTGCGCTGTTGCTGATAGGCGAGGGGCATTTATAACTAGTGCCAACTTGACCGAAGCTGCGCTCGATAGAAATATAGAAATGGGCATCAATATCGAAGGAGGAAGTATTCCGGCTGATATTTGTAGTCAACTCAACTCTATGATTAATTCTAAAGAGATTTTTCCGTATACTTCTTCGGTCTTTGTAAACAAGAATATTCCTGAGCTTACAGATAAAAACACAATAAATTTAGATGATGCGTCAAAGGCATTGGAAGAGGGTGAACCCGTACGCATAGAGTTTGAAAACCAAAAAACTGGCTGTAAAGATGTGAGGAAATTTATCAAGTGTGACTCTAACGAGGGCAAGCCAAAAGCTGGCACATTGGTCATAATCAGCTTTGATGGAAAACTGTATTTGGGCAACTATCGCTGGAATAAGCAGCAAAATATTACTGATGGACAGCAATACTATCTTGTGACGGTTAAGGGCTTTGGTCCGACAGAGAAAATTAAAATAAGTGAAGATGAGTGGTTAGATTTCGTGCCACTAGCAATGGAAGTTATATAA
- a CDS encoding NERD domain-containing protein has protein sequence MARLIPKVNIEDISIKSERDVARFLVDLLPDDCVIYHSYPWLRVDRNDKGNTTLKEGETDFVVILPSHGMLVLEVKGGEIRYDNETREWNRVLPNGNLRSIQDPFEQARRNTHFLEKEIKQKGYNGANSLPFGYGYAAVFPDCEYSGETPAGATPSVILSANDLPFLDRRIKSALSQWVRRENPIPLSKEDRQKIYKSISPSFALLPVLFRKIEDQEEKLFRLTNDQLMLLDFLSHTQRACINGIAGSGKTMLAQAQAEKFASQGMKTLLVCYNRALAKWLRDSISPVYTDRITVTHFHGLCSDLCRKAGIPFNPYTQNEDEFWREEAPELLVEAIDVLEDRYDAVIVDEGQDFQSDWWLPLELINTNGDEGAMYVFFDPNQNLYVDQEPSLPALGQPFNLPVNCRNTKSIASLCSEILDKQIPTKGDAPVGDEPIIVRLDNSFEIQKRVERYVHEWINKGNLKPSQVAVLSPYKQSNSSLATLSKARGVEITGDIERWQEGKGILFSTVKGFKGLEADAIMLIDIPYNRESPIFQRADYYVACSRAKHLLVVINEH, from the coding sequence TTGGCTAGATTAATTCCAAAGGTTAACATTGAAGATATAAGCATTAAGTCGGAAAGGGATGTCGCAAGGTTTCTGGTAGATTTGTTACCTGACGATTGTGTTATTTATCATAGTTACCCATGGCTTAGGGTCGACAGAAATGACAAAGGTAATACGACGCTCAAAGAAGGTGAAACGGATTTTGTAGTTATTCTTCCTTCTCATGGAATGTTGGTGCTTGAGGTAAAAGGGGGGGAAATTAGATATGACAACGAAACTCGTGAATGGAACAGGGTTTTACCTAATGGCAATCTAAGGTCAATTCAAGACCCTTTTGAACAGGCACGAAGAAATACTCATTTCTTGGAGAAGGAAATTAAGCAAAAGGGCTATAACGGAGCAAACAGTTTGCCATTTGGTTACGGTTATGCCGCCGTGTTTCCTGATTGTGAATATAGTGGGGAGACTCCAGCAGGAGCTACACCATCAGTCATACTATCTGCAAATGACCTCCCGTTTTTAGATAGAAGAATTAAGTCCGCCTTATCTCAATGGGTTAGGCGTGAAAACCCAATTCCTCTTTCAAAAGAGGATAGACAAAAAATCTACAAGTCCATTTCGCCAAGTTTTGCTCTGCTTCCAGTTCTTTTTCGGAAAATAGAAGACCAAGAAGAAAAACTATTTCGTCTTACTAACGACCAGCTCATGCTTTTGGATTTTTTATCGCATACACAAAGAGCTTGTATAAATGGTATAGCTGGCTCAGGAAAAACCATGTTGGCACAAGCTCAAGCAGAGAAGTTTGCTAGCCAAGGAATGAAGACGCTGCTTGTGTGTTACAACAGAGCCCTTGCAAAATGGTTGAGGGACAGCATCTCTCCTGTTTATACCGACAGAATCACGGTTACACATTTTCACGGTCTTTGCTCAGATTTATGTAGAAAAGCTGGAATCCCATTTAATCCTTATACTCAAAATGAAGACGAGTTCTGGCGGGAAGAAGCACCAGAGCTGTTGGTGGAGGCAATTGACGTTTTAGAAGATAGGTATGATGCTGTCATTGTTGATGAAGGCCAAGACTTTCAATCAGATTGGTGGTTGCCACTAGAGCTTATCAATACAAATGGTGACGAGGGGGCTATGTATGTCTTCTTTGATCCCAATCAGAATTTATATGTAGATCAAGAGCCGTCTTTACCTGCTTTAGGGCAGCCATTTAATCTTCCAGTCAACTGCCGCAATACTAAATCTATAGCCAGTTTGTGTAGCGAGATTCTTGATAAGCAAATTCCTACTAAAGGTGATGCTCCTGTTGGGGATGAGCCAATCATCGTTCGACTGGATAATAGTTTTGAAATCCAAAAGCGCGTAGAACGATATGTACATGAATGGATAAATAAAGGTAACTTAAAGCCAAGTCAAGTAGCGGTTTTAAGCCCATATAAGCAGAGTAATTCTTCCTTGGCTACGTTAAGCAAAGCTAGAGGAGTAGAGATTACTGGCGACATAGAACGTTGGCAGGAAGGAAAGGGAATTTTGTTCTCCACAGTTAAGGGATTTAAAGGCCTGGAGGCTGACGCGATAATGCTCATAGATATCCCTTATAATAGGGAGTCCCCCATCTTTCAACGAGCTGATTACTATGTTGCATGTTCAAGAGCTAAGCACTTGTTAGTCGTTATTAATGAGCATTGA
- the drmB gene encoding DUF1998 domain-containing protein, whose translation MGAGKKTISNITPVGDVRPSQLLWTYGPGALIDMPSLSVVTQGIDRWDKDRCPPITEARLLSAVKKVLGQQVESMRMPPFPNKESSDPFSAEARVGVPVRPFPRWLRCVKCGMLAEYDSGLFDIKENRFRPEQTRFVHSMCRGSKGDKPAKNADAVPARFLLACRNGHLDDFPWRYYVHGGHSTCTGGLRFFESGASLQTENLWVKCDECDAKRNLAQAFGKAGKENLPACRGRHPHLDKYDSSCEEDARAVLLGATNSWFPITLSALAIPLTRDPIIQLVQDGWDNFSDVESVFEVKAILKVLVKNAILPGIDQYSAEEIWSVIEAINNGEVGGTVTQEDIKGPEWEVFIEPNPPTDWPHFLSEATSVPAKYKKQISNVLLLKRLREVNALIGFTRVEAPEESNNPDEQPPMASLCKDTPTWVPASQVHGEGIFICFNEDELNQWEQIPAVQVINEKLINGHKGWRLARGLSPDSGYPGVRYVLLHTIAHLLIRELALECGYNAASIRERIYGDTSGENNQAGILIYTAAADSDGTLGGLVELGKAENLERLLHQALNRARVCSSDPLCSEHNPEKDRTLHAAACHACTFAAETSCEKNNRYLDRALVVPTLDNDGAAFFEVDC comes from the coding sequence ATGGGCGCTGGTAAAAAGACGATTTCAAACATTACTCCTGTTGGTGATGTAAGACCAAGTCAGCTTCTTTGGACCTATGGACCTGGAGCATTAATAGATATGCCAAGTCTATCGGTTGTTACACAGGGAATAGACCGTTGGGATAAAGATAGGTGCCCTCCTATTACTGAAGCTCGTTTATTGTCTGCGGTAAAAAAAGTACTTGGGCAACAAGTCGAAAGTATGAGAATGCCACCGTTTCCAAATAAAGAATCCAGTGATCCATTTTCGGCGGAAGCACGAGTGGGAGTCCCAGTGAGGCCGTTTCCTCGATGGTTACGCTGTGTTAAGTGCGGAATGTTAGCAGAGTATGACTCTGGACTTTTTGATATTAAAGAAAACAGATTCAGGCCAGAACAAACGAGATTTGTTCATTCAATGTGCCGAGGTTCCAAAGGGGATAAACCAGCGAAAAATGCTGATGCTGTACCTGCTCGTTTTCTCTTGGCATGTCGCAATGGTCACTTAGATGACTTCCCTTGGCGCTACTATGTGCACGGTGGGCACTCTACTTGTACTGGTGGTTTACGTTTCTTCGAAAGCGGTGCTTCGTTGCAAACAGAAAACCTTTGGGTTAAGTGTGATGAATGTGACGCTAAACGAAATTTAGCGCAGGCTTTTGGAAAAGCAGGTAAAGAAAATCTCCCGGCGTGTAGGGGGCGGCATCCTCATTTAGACAAATATGATTCTAGTTGTGAAGAAGATGCTAGAGCTGTGCTACTTGGAGCAACAAATAGTTGGTTCCCAATAACTTTATCTGCCCTCGCTATTCCACTAACTCGTGATCCTATTATTCAGCTGGTTCAGGATGGCTGGGATAACTTTTCAGATGTTGAGTCTGTTTTTGAAGTCAAAGCGATTCTTAAAGTATTAGTGAAAAATGCAATACTACCTGGAATTGACCAATATTCTGCTGAGGAAATTTGGTCCGTTATAGAAGCTATCAATAATGGTGAAGTAGGTGGTACGGTAACTCAGGAAGATATTAAGGGGCCAGAATGGGAAGTGTTTATTGAGCCCAACCCGCCAACTGATTGGCCACACTTTTTAAGTGAGGCAACAAGTGTACCCGCAAAATACAAGAAGCAAATATCGAATGTTTTACTACTGAAACGATTGAGGGAGGTGAATGCTTTAATTGGTTTCACGCGAGTAGAAGCTCCTGAGGAAAGCAATAATCCAGATGAGCAACCGCCAATGGCTTCGTTATGTAAGGATACACCTACTTGGGTACCAGCTAGCCAGGTACATGGTGAAGGTATTTTTATTTGTTTCAATGAGGATGAACTGAATCAATGGGAGCAGATTCCGGCTGTTCAGGTTATTAATGAAAAATTAATTAATGGCCATAAAGGCTGGAGATTAGCTAGGGGATTATCTCCAGATAGTGGGTATCCAGGGGTTCGTTATGTCTTGCTACACACTATAGCTCATTTACTAATTAGGGAGCTCGCTCTTGAGTGTGGCTACAATGCAGCAAGTATTCGTGAAAGAATTTATGGTGATACAAGTGGTGAAAACAACCAAGCTGGTATCTTGATATACACCGCGGCTGCTGACTCTGATGGTACCCTCGGAGGGTTGGTTGAGTTAGGCAAGGCTGAAAACTTGGAAAGACTACTCCATCAAGCACTAAATCGCGCGAGAGTTTGTTCATCGGATCCACTCTGCTCAGAGCATAACCCTGAAAAAGACCGAACTTTACATGCTGCGGCTTGCCACGCTTGTACTTTTGCTGCTGAAACGTCATGTGAAAAAAACAACCGCTACCTTGACAGAGCGTTGGTAGTACCAACGCTTGATAATGATGGTGCAGCGTTTTTTGAGGTTGACTGTTGA